One window of the Oncorhynchus clarkii lewisi isolate Uvic-CL-2024 chromosome 19, UVic_Ocla_1.0, whole genome shotgun sequence genome contains the following:
- the LOC139374298 gene encoding thyroid transcription factor 1-like isoform X1 → MSLSPKHTTPFSVSDILSPIEETYKKFSAMDGAGNLTSPLGAYRQPQVSQTGMQQHSMGHNATVATTYHMPHTVSQFSHSAMGGYCNGSIGNMGDLPSYQETMRNSATATGWYGANTDQRYSTISRFMGPSTGMNMTGMGTLTGMGDASKSMPPLHAAPRRKRRVLFSQAQVYELERRFKQQKYLSAPEREHLASMIHLTPTQVKIWFQNHRYKMKRQAKDKAAQQLQQDSSLCQQQQSPRRVAVPVLVKDGKPCQNGSNTPTPNQQQVQQQQQQQQQQQQQQNGSGVVLPASSNAINQHQNHQVNSLVQAQDLEEMSPSPPSLHSQINMAQIDTSVIDYTNNMVSSNLLYGRTW, encoded by the exons ATGTCGTTGAGCCCAAAACATACAACGCCTTTCTCAGTGAGTGATATTTTGAGTCCTATCGAGGAGACCTACAAGAAGTTTAGTGCCATGGACGGCGCAGGGAACCTAACCTCTCCACTGGGAGCTTACCGACAGCCTCAGGTGTCCCAGACTGGCATGCAACAGCACTCCATGGGCCACAACGCCACCGTGGCGACCACCTACCACATGCCACACACTGTCTCCCAGTTCTCGCACAGCGCCATGGGGGGATACTGCAATGGGAGCATTGGCAACATGGGAGACCTTCCGTCGTACCAGGAAACCATGAGAAATAGCGCAACAGCCACAGGGTGGTATGGCGCAAACACGGATCAAAGATATTCAACAA TTTCTAGATTCATGGGACCTTCCACAGGTATGAACATGACTGGAATGGGGACCCTAACAGGCATGGGGGACGCCTCCAAGTCCATGCCACCCCTGCACGCAGCGCCCAGGAGGAAACGACGGGTACTCTTCTCCCAGGCTCAGGTGTATGAGCTAGAGAGGagattcaaacaacagaaatacctCTCAGCGCCAGAGCGGGAACACCTGGCCAGTATGATCCATCTGACCCCGACCCAGGTCAAGATCTGGTTCCAGAACCACAGGTACAAGATGAAGCGACAGGCCAAGGACAAAGCGGCGCAGCAGCTGCAGCAGGACAGCAGCCTGTGTCAGCAACAACAGTCGCCGAGGCGCGTGGCAGTGCCTGTTCTGGTGAAGGATGGTAAACCATGTCAGAACGGCTCCAACACACCAACCCCAAACCAGCAGCAGGTacagcagcaacagcaacagcaacaacagcagcaacagcaacagaACGGTTCTGGGGTCGTGCTCCCCGCTTCCAGTAATGCCATCAATCAACACCAAAACCATCAGGTCAACTCATTAGTTCAGGCCCAAGACCTGGAGGAGATGTCACCTAGCCCTCCTTCACTCCATAGCCAGATCAACATGGCGCAAATAGACACTTCTGTTATAGACTACACTAATAACATGGTCAGTTCCAACCTCCTCTACGGCAGAACTTGGTAG
- the LOC139374298 gene encoding homeobox protein Nkx-2.4-like isoform X2, which yields MSLSPKHTTPFSVSDILSPIEETYKKFSAMDGAGNLTSPLGAYRQPQVSQTGMQQHSMGHNATVATTYHMPHTVSQFSHSAMGGYCNGSIGNMGDLPSYQETMRNSATATGWYGANTDQRYSTISRFMGPSTGMNMTGMGTLTGMGDASKSMPPLHAAPRRKRRVLFSQAQVYELERRFKQQKYLSAPEREHLASMIHLTPTQVKIWFQNHRYKMKRQAKDKAAQQLQQDSSLCQQQQSPRRVAVPVLVKDGKPCQNGSNTPTPNQQQQQQQNGSGVVLPASSNAINQHQNHQVNSLVQAQDLEEMSPSPPSLHSQINMAQIDTSVIDYTNNMVSSNLLYGRTW from the exons ATGTCGTTGAGCCCAAAACATACAACGCCTTTCTCAGTGAGTGATATTTTGAGTCCTATCGAGGAGACCTACAAGAAGTTTAGTGCCATGGACGGCGCAGGGAACCTAACCTCTCCACTGGGAGCTTACCGACAGCCTCAGGTGTCCCAGACTGGCATGCAACAGCACTCCATGGGCCACAACGCCACCGTGGCGACCACCTACCACATGCCACACACTGTCTCCCAGTTCTCGCACAGCGCCATGGGGGGATACTGCAATGGGAGCATTGGCAACATGGGAGACCTTCCGTCGTACCAGGAAACCATGAGAAATAGCGCAACAGCCACAGGGTGGTATGGCGCAAACACGGATCAAAGATATTCAACAA TTTCTAGATTCATGGGACCTTCCACAGGTATGAACATGACTGGAATGGGGACCCTAACAGGCATGGGGGACGCCTCCAAGTCCATGCCACCCCTGCACGCAGCGCCCAGGAGGAAACGACGGGTACTCTTCTCCCAGGCTCAGGTGTATGAGCTAGAGAGGagattcaaacaacagaaatacctCTCAGCGCCAGAGCGGGAACACCTGGCCAGTATGATCCATCTGACCCCGACCCAGGTCAAGATCTGGTTCCAGAACCACAGGTACAAGATGAAGCGACAGGCCAAGGACAAAGCGGCGCAGCAGCTGCAGCAGGACAGCAGCCTGTGTCAGCAACAACAGTCGCCGAGGCGCGTGGCAGTGCCTGTTCTGGTGAAGGATGGTAAACCATGTCAGAACGGCTCCAACACACCAACCCCAAACCAGCAGCAG caacagcaacagaACGGTTCTGGGGTCGTGCTCCCCGCTTCCAGTAATGCCATCAATCAACACCAAAACCATCAGGTCAACTCATTAGTTCAGGCCCAAGACCTGGAGGAGATGTCACCTAGCCCTCCTTCACTCCATAGCCAGATCAACATGGCGCAAATAGACACTTCTGTTATAGACTACACTAATAACATGGTCAGTTCCAACCTCCTCTACGGCAGAACTTGGTAG